Proteins found in one Balaenoptera musculus isolate JJ_BM4_2016_0621 chromosome 4, mBalMus1.pri.v3, whole genome shotgun sequence genomic segment:
- the LOC118894045 gene encoding LOW QUALITY PROTEIN: casein kinase II subunit alpha'-interacting protein (The sequence of the model RefSeq protein was modified relative to this genomic sequence to represent the inferred CDS: inserted 1 base in 1 codon), translating to MVPLAYYDQQFVPLERSYQLATTSSLTHQHTDENQKQPNNQSMVRVQSHSNNPAVHPLNSNQKVQRCSILPSAKSQDTISWDLYNRVLKSPLSHSKCQATPSLHLHQRTPLWPNKKGLSSPLSHAKPQITSSLDLTKTSSPEPNQTAWSSQLPFPNPQNTSSLDLCWISPSLKSNQRVSSSSLYALKHQETPSPDYLWTLSSLGPNQRAFSSALPQSKPQKASSLDSLWTSLLECNQRCLSSPSLNSTPQIHDLLQTSPSLEPSQMTLSSSLPDSRLRXTHVLSSNSSVLRLTLSNSKEKKSPLPHSVHQSKSLPLFQPKTLDRNFRTLSSPVCHSKFQNTTSLSDKHKVTDLPSPHPKPNISGPSLLSSKHCIRNIAALTLGSRLQSKSSFGLYEKTEPNKEIPWTLGYIHPCIIKGGTVPDDVVNKIVNSLSKTRIQRDLRRQILFRRMRGRANPHPGPRLSSSYMVRLACASCIKSQCNHLTGRKDPRAATLFVNPTPETTPGGEIEVKLVFILSLPETSFSFPVKENQPVEVPEENLEGMGKISKFFPTSEPDITQETNVKKTWLTVTPENQAVSQQPKAIDWLLYVKKSSNPRSQSVLPSSSSSTSSSSSSSSSSSTTPPLPPPPLKESTTSTLSGYVSTKVLTYHRLPPGVSWLEFIYSKNHQSLPGKPCPSQSPSPKTRPMRNSTTVKRRKGPKILFKIFQTKVQNERNPD from the exons ATGGTGCCACTAGCATACTATGATCAACAGTTTGTGCCATTAGAACGCTCTTACCAACTGGCCACAACCAGCTCATTAACACATCAACACACAGATGAAAACCAAAAGCAGCCCAATAACCAATCTATGGTCAGAGTACAATCCCATAGTAATAACCCTGCAGTGCATCCCCTAAACTCTAACCAGAAGGTACAGAGATGCTCAATATTGCCCTCTGCCAAGTCTCAGGACACAATTTCATGGGACCTCTATAACAGGGTTCTGAAATCACCATTATCTCACTCCAAATGTCAGGCCACACCTTCACTACACctccaccagagaactcccttgTGGCCTAATAAGAAAGGCTTGAGTTCACCGTTGTCCCACGCCAAACCTCAGATCACATCTTCACTTGACCTCACTAAGACATCATCGCCAGAGCCCAATCAAACAGCCTGGAGCTCACAATTACCCTTTCCCAATCCTCAGAATACATCTTCCCTAGACCTTTGCTGGATATCACCTTCACTGAAGTCTAATCAAAGAGTGTCAAGTTCATCATTATATGCCCTCAAACATCAAGAAACTCCTTCCCCAGACTACCTATGGACATTGTCGTCTTTGGGACCTAATCAAAGAGCCTTTAGCTCAGCGTTACCCCAGTCCAAGCCTCAGAAAGCCTCTTCATTGGATAGCCTTTGGACCTCTTTGTTAGAGTGCAATCAAAGATGTTTGAGCTCACCATCACTCAACTCTACACCTCAAATACATGACTTGCTTCagacatcaccttctttggagcCCAGTCAGATGACTCTGAGCTCATCATTACCTGATTCCAGACTCA CAACACATGTATTGAGCTCTAATTCCAGTGTTCTGAGATTGACATTGTccaattcaaaagaaaagaaatcacctTTACCACATTCTGTGCATCAGTCAAAGAGTTTGCCATTGTTCCAGCCCAAAACACTTGATCGTAACTTCAGGACCCTGAGTTCACCAGTGTGTCACTCAAAATTTCAGAACACCACTTCACTAAGTGACAAACACAAGGTCACAGATCTTCCCTCACCCCATCCCAAACCAAATATCTCAGGTCCATCATTATTAAGCTCCAAACACTGCATCAGGAACATAGCTGCTTTAACATTGGGCTCCAGACTCCAGAGTAAAAGCAGTTTTGGTCTTTATGAAAAGACAGAACCAAATAAGGAAATTCCATGGACTTTAGGTTATATTCATCCCTGCATTATCAAAGGTGGAACAGTCCCTGATGATGttgtaaataaaattgtcaaTTCTCTCTCCAAGACCAGAATCCAGAGGGATCTCCGTAGGCAGATTCTCTTTCGAAGGATGAGGGGAAGGGCGAATCCTCATCCTGGTCCCCGCCTTTCATCAAGTTATATGGTTCGTTTAGCTTGTGCTTCCTGCATAAAATCTCAGTGTAACCATCTTACAGGAAGGAAAGACCCTCGTGCTGCAACACTATTTGTCAACCCAACACCTGAGACCACTCCTGGGGGAGAAATAGAGGTGAAACTAGTTTTTATCCTTTCCCTACCAGAGACTTCTTTTTCATTCCCTGTGAAAGAAAATCAGCCTGTTGAAGTCCCTGAAGAAAACCTTGAAGGAATGGGGAAGATATCAAAATTTTTCCCTACATCTGAACCTGATATCACCCAGGAGACTAATGTGAAGAAAACATGGCTGACAGTAACCCCTGAAAACCAAGCTGTAAGCCAACAGCCCAAGGCTATAGACTGGCTGCTCTATGTTAAGAAAAGTAGTAACCCTCGGTCGCAGTCCGtactcccctcctcttcctcctccacatcttcctcctcatcgtcctcttcttcctcttccactaCACCCCCTTTACCCCCTCCTCCTCTGAAAGAGTCTACCACATCTACCCTCTCAGGCTATGTGTCCACTAAGGTACTTACTTACCACCGGCTGCCTCCAGGGGTCTCCTGGCTTGagtttatatatagtaaaaatcACCAGTCACTTCCTGGAAAACCATGTCCAAGTCAATCACCATCTCCCAAAACAAGGCCTATGAGGAATAGCACCACAGTAAAAAGGAGGAAGGGGCCAAAGATACTGTTCAAAATTTTCCAGACAAAGGTTCAAAATGAGAGAAATCCTgattaa